The Paenibacillus beijingensis nucleotide sequence AGCCGTTCCGTACGGCGGCGGAATACCGGTCCAAATATATCGAAGGGCTTGTTCTCGCCTATTCCGAGGAACGGATCGTGCTGGAGTCCGCCATGCCGCTGCAAACGCTTGGAAACGCCGTGTTCGGGGGCGGGCTGGCGACAGTGAACCGGTTCGTCAACTGGAAGGTGCCCAGAAGCTACCGCGGCAACGATCCAAACGGTGACGCCGCAGAGGCGGTAAGGAGTTGGGGCTTCAATCCGAAACGAACGTCGGTGCTGCTGACGGCGGCCAAATTATCGCATGCTTCGGTGGAAGAGACGGCCGGCGACCGCTTCAGCCTGCTCATCTGCACGACCGCGGGGACAAGCAATGCGGCGCGAGCGGGCAGCGTCCGGACGCTTTTTCCCGCTTACGGCTACATGCCCGGTACGATCAATTCGTTTATTTATATCGACGGCGCCCTTACGCAAGCGGCGATGATCAATGCTCTCATGACAGCCGTCGAAGCTAAGGCGGCAGCGCTTCAGGATGCAGGAATCAAGGATGCGGATACCGGCCTGACGGCAACCGGAACGACGTCGGATGCCATCCTGCTCGGCGTAACCGGTTCGTCCGCTTACGGAGCGGTCCACGCTTATGCTGGAACGGCAACGACGATCGGCGGCGCCGTCGCGGAGGCCGTTTACCGGACGGTGCTGGAGGCGGTCATGACCCAGCATGAGCGGTAGCCGCTGAAGCGGGTTCAAATAAACGGTAAATGGGTTGATTTTCCACCCGGCGGCTTGTATGCTTTCCGTGTAGGAACGGTTAACAAACGTTTTGCTCAACCTGGTTATTTCAACGCGCGGTGAAAATACGGGAGAGGGTGTGGATGATACGATGAAGTACCGGACACTTGGAAAAACGGGTCTTAACGTCTCCGTTGTCGGCGTCGGAACGTGGCAGTTCGGCGGCGAATGGGGAATCGACTATACGCAGGAGGAAGTGGGATCCATATTGCGCCGGGCGAAGGAGCTCGGAATCAACCTGATCGATACGGCGGAATGCTATGGGCCGGATCATTTGTCGGAATCGCTCATCGGCGGCTATTTGAAGGAGGACCGGCGTGAAGACTGGATTCTCGCCACCAAGTTCGGACATCTGTTCACCCGCAATTTCGCAAGGGATAACCGCTGTTCGGCGGAAGATGTG carries:
- a CDS encoding adenosylcobinamide amidohydrolase codes for the protein MSQPFRTAAEYRSKYIEGLVLAYSEERIVLESAMPLQTLGNAVFGGGLATVNRFVNWKVPRSYRGNDPNGDAAEAVRSWGFNPKRTSVLLTAAKLSHASVEETAGDRFSLLICTTAGTSNAARAGSVRTLFPAYGYMPGTINSFIYIDGALTQAAMINALMTAVEAKAAALQDAGIKDADTGLTATGTTSDAILLGVTGSSAYGAVHAYAGTATTIGGAVAEAVYRTVLEAVMTQHER